The nucleotide sequence tacAGTGACAAGTGGACAGACCCAGATTGGATTCCTTTGAATCTGTCTCTGGAATTTGTCTGTCCCTCCAATTAACAAATTATACTAACAGTTTTTATATGGTTTTCTAAAAAATAGATCCGAGTTATTTAACCGTCATGTCTttgttaaaaaatcaaaatttaaaatttaattattaaaaattcagGAACATCTTTATGCCtttgttaaaaaacaaaaaataaaatgaattttaattattaaaaattcaagaaTTTCCTATACTCCGTAGTACCATAAACGCCCAAATATAAGGAACCTTGTATGTTTTGCTTACTTCATATCTAATCAAAGCTACCATCTTGTCTGTAAATAAGCTTGGAAATCATTTGTACAAAGATTTCAAAGCATGTtttataatatgaatttgaaaaaaaatgacaaaacttTTCTACATTCATGTGGATGCCTTATTGCTATACATCAAATCAAACATatcccccccaaaaaaaatacAGGAAGAGAAAAATTTTAGATACATTTCATGAGTCCTACATCTGTGTTTGCATATTGCGAATTTGAGTTAATCCAAAATGTCTATGTGCCCTTGAAAACTGCAGTTTCATTCGCTACCGAGATTTCCTgtaaaagaagatgatgaatgaTGTCAAAATAAGCATGTCTACACTGTACGCGAGACACTGAATGATCAGAATTGCAGATTGATTTACGTGactaaactaaaaacaaaaaggatATGCAGACAAAAACTTATTCGGAGCAAAATAATTCAACTGACACGGATGAATTTCACCGGGGAAGCTATGAATATGGGAGCACTATCCAAAGATGAATAGATGAACCATCTCTCAGAACCTATTTACGATGATCAAGCCAAATATGTTGGGACAGAATCCTTAGCTGGTTTGTTCTTGTCATTGGATGCTGACATGCTGCACCaaacattgaaaaccaaaaataaacgAGCCTATACGTTGCTGTGCTTGAGAAGGTGCATCTTGATGTGATGGCACGTCCATGATCTAACAACCATCCTACCTTGCTGCAAGTATCACCATCTTTACTTTCTTTTATGGAACACCACAGCCGCTTGGGAAGCAATACGAGACCACTTTCATCTCTCATGGAGCTCTGCTCACTGTTGACTAAAAGTTCTTGAAGAACATTCTGTTCATCAAGTTCACATTATATACTTATTAGACGAGGGAGTTACAAGAAATCCGACAAATAAATGACTATCTACCAAATCGATGGATAGGAGGCCATAACTTCAGAAAATATCAAAGAAAAGATATTAAAGAGTGACATAAAATGATCAATGAAGATTCAATGAAAGAATTATGTCGATGTTTTGTGATGCCCACAGTGACAAAAACAACAAATGAAGTGAACGTACAGAGTGAGCAAAGTGCCTAACTTTTAACCAAACAAAAGAATGTTTTGAACCGCTTCAGCAGACTTAAAGATTTTCAAGGATTTTTGCTTAGGTTAAGCATATCATAGAAATATACACACATAACCAAAAGGAGGAGGATCAACTCACATTTTGAGTACCACGGAAACTGGCAACAGCACCGAGACCCCGCCAAGTTCCAACAACTTCTGAAGCTTCCAGTGCAGCCGTACAAGCAAAAGCAGAATCACGGATAGCACATCCACCTAATTGATCCCCATTTCTGAATGGCCCATACCAATTCTCACAGTAAACTCTAATATTCTGCAGCATCATCTTCTCATTCTCTATGCGGATGACCTGAATTATTCTCACCCGAGACTCTTTATCTTGAGGATTGATCAAGCAATACTCCAACTCCTGTAACTTATACGTACCCTTATCCTGAATTGGCAAGACAGACACATAACATCCGCTACACTGATATGCAAAGGCAAAAACTTTGTTACTCAGACCACCAACATTCTTCTCAATGACTCTATATCGAGTAGCAGCATCAGCTTCACATCCAACGGTAGGAAGTAGCTCTATATTCTTGTATACAAGAATGTGCTCATCTGGGTTAGCAAGAGTCGAGCATTGAGTCTGCCAATCGAAAACCTTAACCTCCCACTCCCTGTAAGCTTCAGGCACTACATTCTCTGGAAGTTCTATAGGATACCCTTCCCTTGTGAAGTCCGCTCCATGGCCATCCCATTCCCCGGACACATTTCTGGCAAATTCGGACCACGCTTGAACACATAAAAGAGATAGATAAAAGAGAAATTGAATTACAGTGCACCATAAATATATCAACTTTTAGATTCTAGACGTCAGATAGTTAACATAACAAATGGAAATTTGACCATCATATCTCTTATCCAGTGCCTTCTCTACTATGAATGAAACCGGGTATTAAATAACTGACCGTTTTAGATTACCCGATTGCAATTTCTTTggaaattaatcataaaaatcaTACATTTTATCACTCAATTTCCCATTTATCCTCTTCCTATCATCTGCTACGCAACCCTAATCCAAAAAATGCAACCCTTATCCAGTTCTCTTTCTTCTATCAAACTGGGTACTTAATAACTGGCCATTTTACATTGCCAGCCTGAAAATTCTTTACAAAGTAATAACTAAAATTTTACATTTCCATTACACCATTTCCCACTTATGCAGTTGCTCTAAATATCAATGCAAAGATGCAGACTTTTTTTATGCTACAATAACAATCAGATGATTTTAACAGAACCTAAAAAAAATCCAGAACTAAACAAGCAGATTTTTGGCAAAAGCGCTTAAAATACACTCACCAGGAGCAAAAGTAGAAGTGGGATTGAAGCCATTGCTGTGGTCCTCCTCCTGGAGCTGCAGCTTAACATCTGAGACGGCGAtgttggaggaggaagaggcGGCACTCTGGACAATCTGACCGCTCTGGCGGAGGTTGTGAGGCTGTTGGAATTGGGGGCTGGAGGGCATTTTGGGAGAGGGCAGAGAAGTGCTTGGGCTTAAAGCTGTGGTGTGGGGGATTATGCTGTGTTAGAGCCAATGCCATGTGAGAAGTTTTTATCCGACTGTTTTTAAGAGAATCTCTTAGcatttcttcttaaaaaaatatatagaaagATTGTGAGGgatataattttctttcttgAGAGTTCATCTTTTCACTTGGACGCAATATTCACGTGGGCATCCATCCATTTTATCATTCATCGTTTggtatatggagaattagatcaGAATGGATAAGACACAATTTTCAAGGTACGTTcaacaaagaaatgaaaaaattagACCAACTTAGATGTAGGAGATGAATTGATCAAAAAGAAAACTTATAAATTCTAATCATCCTCCCAAAATTATAGGATGAGAAGGGAAAAGTTTCTTTTCCGATCCTCTTCTAATCCACTctaaatgaaaaattattatattctaaCTTCAATATACCATGAATTTAAAGGGTTATCTAATCTAATTCAATCCAATGCAATCAGATCCTTATACCAAACAAAGCCTTAGTAAGTTGTCATATTCCAGTCAATCCTAAACATTTTGATGTTTGAATGCGTATAGAAGCCTTCCTTAGATAAAGATAGGCGATTTGCATACACAAATTTTACCTGTTGCacattcttatttatttatgaattttaatTAATCAACGAGAATAACATAAATAAACAAGGGCGTGTGAAGTTTTCTTATTGGTCTTAGGTCATTCATTTGCCCGATCAGAATATGGATTTTAGCATGGCCGAGTAATAGCAGGCCAGAAGAAAACAAGGCCCATTAGCGAGTTCAGACCAAAAAGGAAAGAACATGCGACGACGACGTCGTCCCGGACGGTTTTCTTCTTGCTTGTGGCTCACTCTGTGGCAACAAATTCTCAGAGCCCAGTGTCCTCCAATGGCTCTAGGGATCTGAAAGCACCAAATTTACAAAGAAAACCAAACAGAGCGTAACAATGGAGTACAGGAAGCTCAAAGATCAGGTATATCCCGTATAAATTACCAGATTTCTTTCTGCAAACCTCAAATTTTCAACCTTTTTTCAGTACCCATTTGATCTAATTGCAGGATCAAGACGAATCATCAGCCCCCGGAGACCTCGAAAGCTTGCCCAACTTTTGCTATTTTGTTCCAATTGATTgaaatttggtatttttttaatttaatttaacttgATGAATGGTTTTGGGTTGATTGGAATAGGTCGGCTGTTACTATAGCTTTGACCGTTTTGACCAGTTCACAAGCAATATTGATTGTGTGGTCGAAGAGGGCCGGCAAGTATGAGTATAGTGTCACCCCTGCAAATTTCGCGTGACTTGAAATGCGTTGTGTGTTGGGAATTAGGTGGAGGCTTTGAAGTGTGCAATATCGCTTGCTGCTTTGGCGCGAATCTGGAGGAATGAAGGTGTTATTGAAGATAACAGGTTTTACATTGCAACTTTTTATGGGTTTGAAAGTTGTTCATTGTTGTTGAATTATAGTAATGTTATGGGAGAACTCGATTCTGTTCGCGTTGTATAATGTTTTGGGTTTGAGGATTGACTATATGCTAAGCGACGTGAAGAGACTTAAACCCCAAGTTACATGATTATATTCTGCCTTTGAATTAGGTTGAGTGCAAAACTGGATGAAGTTATTGTATATCAGATTCCGGCATTTCTTTACCTAGTCAAGAATTTGCTTCAGGTTGGTTGCTGTTGTATGTTTTCTGTTTGCGTCAGTAAATTGCGTCCTTTTACTTTCTGATGTGTAATTACATCTAATGCTCATTTGTATGTGGCAGTATTATATATTTGCGTATGTGGATGCTCCGGGTTATCAAATACTGAAGAACTTCAACATTATCAGTACTGGAATTTTGTACAGAATCATACTCAAGAGAAAGTAAGTAAATACGACTACGCTAAGCTGCCTATTTGTGTGCTGCTGTATACTGTTGGCTGAAGATACAGTTCTTATGAACTTTTGTTTCTACCTGTATTTACTGCAGGTTAAGTGAGATCCAATGGGCCGCTTTCATTATACTATGTGCAGGGTGAACTACTGCACAACTGAACCCAAAGTAAGTGTGatcactaccatatttttctaTTCAGTATCTGATTGAATTTATGCTGAGTTTTTCTCCGGGGATTCCCATAACTCCTTTGCTGTCTTGCACAGAGAATAAATGTCGTCAAGATTGTCATCCAAACTATTCAGCATATAATTCTTGCAACAAAACTCAGAATGATTCCAAACTTCAATTGCCATGACAGTCTCTTTCGTCATCGGATTCTCATTAGACTTCGGAGCTTCTTCATTGACAACATGAGCGAGATTCATAGTTGTCAGGAAAAACAACATCTTCTCTTGTCATCTCTTGAAATCCAGCCCTTTGAACTTCTCAGGCTTTTCAAAGTATTTTGGCACAGCGCCATTCACATTCACATATTGTTGATCCatgaatttctgtttcaagattATTGGAgatatgtcaacaatctgtgataaattGAAATTCCGTCCCTactcaatgcttgtagttctacggacgtctgtttcaccaggattcaacgatcaagttagaaCTCTAGCACCGAAAAACTTGACTTCTGACGAATTTCTGTGTGGTTTTCTTATAAAGGATATTTaagattgtagaagaagaatgTTGATTTTCTATATCCTAAATTCTATGCAAAATGatgtatatattgttgtatTATGCATGTTCGCAACAGATATGAATATGGGATGCGTCTTTTGGGTGGGGAGGCGTTCTTCCATcgcttcagacttcatctgaaaagatgagtctATTAAGTTTAAAAATATATTCATTAGCACACCCTAAAGCCCAACCTCAAAGTTGAGCCCAAATTTATTTTCCAAGGTCCATCattccaat is from Malus sylvestris chromosome 5, drMalSylv7.2, whole genome shotgun sequence and encodes:
- the LOC126621333 gene encoding uncharacterized protein LOC126621333 isoform X1 translates to MALALNSIIPHTTALSLSTSLPSPKMPSSPQFQQPHNRRQSGPIVQSTASSSSNTAVSDGKLQLQEEDHSNGFNPTSTFAPAWSEFARNVSGEWDGHGADFTREGYPIELPENVVPEAYREWEVKVFDWQTQCSTLANPDEHILVYKNIELLPTVGCEADAATRYRVIEKNVGGLSNKVFAFAYQCSGCYVSVLPIQDKGTYKLQELEYCLINPQDKESRVRIIQVIRIENEKMMLQNIRVYCENWYGPFRNGDQLGGCAIRDSAFACTAALEASEVVGTWRGLGAVASFRGTQNNVLQELLVNSEQSSMRDESGLVLLPKRLWCSIKESKDGDTCSKVGWLLDHGRAITSRCTFSSTATYRLVYFWFSMFGAACQHPMTRTNQLRILSQHIWLDHRK